From Gimesia panareensis, the proteins below share one genomic window:
- a CDS encoding sugar-binding protein translates to MTCRELIRSYGLYVTILSISLFLSSCNQQNGNGNSTASDSGSGEKNDVAYVTNGIASFWVIAEKGAEKAGEDLGVNVEVRMPAQGVADQKRMVQELLAQGIDGIAISPIDPDNQNDLLQEIADNSILVTQDSDAPDSARTCYIGMDNYEAGRMCGKLVKEALPEGGEIMLFVGRLGQANARLRRQGVIDEVMDRSSDSSRYDEPGEVIKNEKYTILDTRTDDFDFPQAKANAQDAIAKYPNLKCMVGLFAYNPPLCLEAVREAGKLGDIKIVSFDEEGPSLQGIIDGTVVGTVVQNPYQYGYESVRVLNALANGDKSVVPENKIIHIPARVIKKDNVKEFWDELKRLTGDSAEKKPVAEVKQKPAETEKEAKSDE, encoded by the coding sequence ATGACCTGTCGCGAACTGATTCGGAGTTACGGCCTTTATGTAACTATCTTAAGTATCTCTCTCTTTCTCTCCAGCTGCAATCAGCAAAATGGAAACGGAAATTCAACAGCTTCCGATTCCGGTTCCGGCGAGAAAAATGATGTCGCTTATGTGACCAACGGTATCGCTTCCTTCTGGGTCATCGCAGAAAAAGGGGCTGAAAAAGCGGGGGAAGATCTGGGAGTGAATGTGGAAGTTCGCATGCCTGCCCAGGGAGTCGCAGACCAGAAACGGATGGTCCAGGAACTGCTGGCACAAGGTATTGATGGCATCGCGATCAGCCCGATTGATCCTGACAACCAGAATGATCTGCTCCAGGAAATTGCTGATAACTCGATCCTCGTGACTCAGGATTCGGATGCTCCCGACAGTGCCCGTACCTGCTACATTGGTATGGACAATTACGAAGCAGGCCGGATGTGCGGGAAACTGGTCAAAGAAGCCCTGCCGGAAGGTGGAGAAATCATGTTGTTTGTCGGTCGCCTCGGACAGGCCAATGCCCGTCTGCGCCGACAGGGAGTGATCGATGAAGTCATGGACCGCTCTTCAGACAGCAGTCGTTATGACGAACCGGGTGAGGTCATCAAGAACGAGAAATATACGATTCTGGATACCCGTACCGACGACTTTGATTTTCCCCAGGCAAAAGCCAACGCACAGGATGCGATTGCAAAATATCCGAATCTCAAATGTATGGTCGGCCTGTTCGCCTACAACCCTCCACTCTGCCTGGAGGCGGTTCGCGAAGCGGGCAAACTGGGCGACATCAAGATTGTCTCTTTCGATGAGGAAGGCCCCAGCCTGCAGGGAATCATTGACGGAACAGTGGTGGGTACGGTCGTGCAGAACCCGTATCAGTACGGTTATGAATCGGTGCGGGTCCTGAATGCCCTGGCCAATGGGGACAAGTCTGTCGTCCCTGAGAACAAGATTATTCACATTCCGGCCCGCGTGATTAAAAAGGACAATGTGAAAGAATTCTGGGACGAACTGAAACGGTTGACTGGCGATTCCGCAGAGAAAAAACCGGTTGCTGAGGTTAAGCAAAAGCCAGCCGAGACAGAGAAAGAAGCCAAGTCGGATGAATAG